Proteins from one Physeter macrocephalus isolate SW-GA chromosome 16, ASM283717v5, whole genome shotgun sequence genomic window:
- the RAG1 gene encoding V(D)J recombination-activating protein 1 has product MAVSLPPTLGLSSAPDEIQHPHIKFSEWKFKLFRVRSFEKAPENAQAEKQDSSEGKPSLEQSPAVLDKPGGQTPALTQLALKPHPKFLKKSHDDRKARDKAMHQANLRHLCRICGNPFKADGHNRRYPVHGPVDGKTQVLLRKKEKRATSWPDLIAKVFRIDVKADVDSIHPTEFCHNCWSFMHRKFSSAPCEAYSPRNATMEWSSHTTSCGVCHIARQGLKRKGHQPSTQLSKKLRTVIDRAREVRRRKRRAQARISSKELMKKVANCSKIHLSTQLLAVDFPAHFVKSISCQICEHILADPVETSCKHVFCRICILRCLKVMGSYCPSCRYPCFSTDLESPVKSFLSILNTLTVKCPAKECNEEVSLEKYNHHVSSHKESKETFVHINKGGRPRQHLLSLTRRAQKHRLRELKLQVKAFADKEEGGDVKAVCLTLFLLALRARNEHRQADELEAIMQGRGSGLQPAVCLAIRVNTFLSCSQYHKMYRTVKAITGRQIFQPLHALRSAEKVLLPGYHPFEWQPPLKNVSSSTDVGIIDGLSGLSSSVDDYPVDTIAKRFRYDSALVSALMDMEEDILAGMRDQDLDDYLNGPFTVVVKESCDGMGDVGEKHGSGPAVPEKAVRFSFTIMKITIAHGSQNVKVFEEAKPNSELCCKPLCLMLADESDHETLTAILSPLIAEREAMKSSKLMLEMGGILRTFKFIFRGTGYDEKLVREVEGLEASGSVYICTLCDATRLEASQNLVFHSITRSHVDNLERYEVWRSNPYHETVEELRDRVKGVSAKPFIETVPSIDALHCDIGNAAEFYKIFQLEIGEVYKNPSASKEERRRWQAALDKHLRKKMNLKPIMRMNGNFARKLMTKETVEAVCELIPSEERHEALRELMDLYLKMKPVWRSSCPAKECPASLCQYSFNSQRFAELLSTKFKYRYEGKITNYFHKTLAHVPEIIERDGSIGAWASEGNESGNKLFRRFRKMNARQSKYYEMEDVLKHHWLYTSKYLQKFMNAHNALKTSGFTINSQGSLGDSLDLENSPESQDSMEF; this is encoded by the coding sequence ATGGCTGTCTCTTTGCCACCCACCCTGGGACTCAGTTCCGCCCCAGATGAAATCCAGCACCCACATATTAAATTTTCAGAATGGAAATTTAAGCTATTCAGGGTGAGATCCTTTGAAAAGGCACCTGAAAATGCTCAGGCGGAAAAGCAAGATTCCTCCGAGGGGAAACCCTCTCTAGAACAATCTCCAGCAGTCCTGGACAAGCCTGGTGGTCAGACACCAGCTCTGACTCAACTGGCATTGAAGCCCCACCCAAAGTTTCTGAAGAAATCCCATGATGACAGGAAAGCAAGAGACAAAGCCATGCACCAAGCCAACCTGCGACATCTCTGCCGCATCTGCGGGAATCCTTTCAAAGCTGATGGGCACAATAGGAGATACCCAGTCCATGGGCCTGTGGATGGTAAGACCCAAGTCCTTTTacgaaagaaggaaaagagggccACGTCCTGGCCAGACCTCATTGCCAAGGTTTTCCGGATCGATGTGAAGGCCGATGTGGACTCGATTCATCCCACTGAGTTCTGCCATAACTGCTGGAGCTTCATGCACAGGAAGTTTAGCAGTGCCCCATGTGAGGCTTACTCCCCAAGGAATGCAACCATGGAATGGTCCTCCCACACAACATCCTGTGGCGTCTGCCACATTGCCCGTCAGGGACTCAAGAGGAAGGGTCATCAGCCAAGCACGCAGCTCAGCAAAAAACTCAGAACGGTGATTGACCGAGCTCGAGAAGTCCGTCGGCGCAAGAGGAGAGCTCAGGCCAGGATCAGCAGCAAGGAACTGATGAAGAAGGTCGCCAACTGCAGCAAGATACATCTCAGTACCCAGCTCCTGGCAGTGGACTTCCCGGCGCACTTTGTGAAATCTATCTCCTGCCAGATTTGTGAACACATTCTGGCGGACCCTGTAGAGACCAGCTGTAAGCATGTATTTTGCAGGATCTGCATTCTCAGATGCCTCAAAGTCATGGGAAGCTATTGTCCTTCTTGCCGGTACCCCTGCTTCTCTACTGACCTGGAGAGTCCAGTGAAGTCTTTTCTGAGCATCTTGAATACCCTGACGGTGAAATGTCCAGCCAAAGAGTGCAATGAGGAGGTCAGCTTGGAAAAATATAATCACCACGTCTCAAGCCACAAGGAATCGAAAGAGACTTTCGTGCATATTAATAAAGGGGGCCGGCCCCGCCAGCATCTCCTGTCCCTGACCCGGAGGGCTCAGAAGCACCGTCTGCGGGAGCTCAAGCTGCAAGTCAAGGCTTTCGCTGACAAAGAAGAAGGTGGGGATGTGAAGGCAGTGTGCCTGACCTTGTTCCTGCTGGCTCTGAGGGCAAGGAATGAGCACAGACAAGCCGACGAGCTGGAGGCCATCATGCAGGGACGGGGCTCCGGCCTGCAGCCGGCTGTTTGTTTGGCCATCCGTGTCAACACCTTCCTCAGCTGCAGCCAGTACCACAAGATGTACAGGACTGTGAAGGCCATCACAGGGAGGCAGATTTTCCAGCCTTTGCATGCCCTTCGGAGTGCTGAGAAGGTCCTTCTGCCGGGCTACCACCCCTTTGAGTGGCAGCCACCTCTGAAGAACGTGTCTTCCAGCACTGACGTGGGCATTATTGATGGACTGTCTGGACTGTCCTCCTCTGTGGACGATTACCCGGTGGACACCATCGCCAAGCGCTTCCGCTATGATTCAGCTTTGGTGTCTGCTCTGATGGACATGGAGGAAGACATCCTGGCGGGCATGAGAGACCAAGACCTTGACGACTACCTGAATGGCCCCTTCACCGTAGTGGTGAAGGAGTCCTGTGATGGGATGGGAGACGTGGGCGAGAAGCACGGCAGTGGGCCAGCAGTTCCGGAAAAGGCAGTTCGGTTTTCCTTCACGATCATGAAAATCACCATCGCTCACGGGTCACAGAATGTGAAGGTGTTTGAGGAAGCCAAGCCCAACTCTGAACTCTGTTGCAAGCCCTTGTGCCTCATGCTGGCAGATGAGTCTGACCACGAGACCCTGACGGCCATCCTGAGCCCTCTCATTGCCGAGAGGGAGGCCATGAAGAGCAGCAAATTAATGCTTGAGATGGGAGGCATCCTCCGGACTTTCAAGTTCATCTTTAGGGGCACCGGGTACGATGAGAAACTTGTCCGGGAAGTGGAAGGCCTCGAGGCTTCGGGCTCGGTCTACATTTGTACCCTTTGTGATGCCACCCGCCTGGAAGCCTCTCAAAATCTTGTCTTCCACTCCATCACCAGAAGCCACGTCGATAATCTGGAGCGCTATGAGGTCTGGCGTTCCAACCCATACCATGAGACGGTGGAGGAACTGCGGGACCGGGTGAAGGGGGTCTCGGCCAAACCCTTCATTGAGACGGTCCCTTCCATAGATGCACTCCACTGCGACATCGGCAACGCAGCTGAATTCTACAAGATTTTCCAGCTGGAGATAGGGGAGGTGTATAAGAACCCCAGTGCCTccaaagaagagaggagaagatgGCAGGCTGCCTTGGACAAGCACCTCCGGAAGAAGATGAATCTGAAACCAATCATGAGGATGAATGGCAACTTTGCCAGGAAGCTCATGACCAAAGAGACGGTTGAAGCAGTTTGTGAATTAATTCCCTCCGAGGAGAGGCACGAAGCTCTGAGGGAACTAATGGACCTTTATTTGAAGATGAAACCCGTCTGGCGATCATCATGCCCTGCTAAGGAGTGCCCAGCGTCTCTCTGCCAGTATAGTTTCAATTCACAGCGTTTTGCTGAGCTCCTCTCCACTAAGTTCAAGTATAGATACGAGGGCAAAATCACCAATTATTTTCACAAAACCCTGGCTCACGTCCCTGAAATTATTGAGAGGGATGGCTCCATTGGGGCCTGGGCAAGTGAGGGAAATGAGTCTGGGAACAAACTGTTCAGGCGCTTCCGGAAAATGAATGCCAGGCAGTCCAAGTACTACGAAATGGAAGATGTCTTGAAACATCACTGGTTGTATACCTCCAAATACCTGCAGAAGTTTATGAATGCTCATAATGCACTGAAAACTTCAGGGTTTACCATAAACTCACAGGGAAGCTTAGGGGACTCATTAGACCTAGAGAACTCTCCAGAATCTCAAGATTCAATGGAATTTTAA